The Centroberyx gerrardi isolate f3 chromosome 7, fCenGer3.hap1.cur.20231027, whole genome shotgun sequence genome contains a region encoding:
- the LOC139907884 gene encoding neurexophilin-1 — protein sequence MRPNRGFILLLLNGTACLLALGQEDDSSSPKSSSDDSSKTVGLLSGQAPLSPLSRWMLHSKSRAANSTSLELPYRSPVPFSKQEFSKQEFWEMLGSDLLKPDTSSSRVKRRPIVKTGKFKKMFGWGDFYSNIKTVRLNLLITGKIVDHGNGTFSVYFRHNSTGQGNISVSLVPPVKAVEFDLERQSVVYPKDSKIFNCRVDYEKVDRSKRTSLCNYDPSKTCFQEQTQSHVSWICSKPFKVICIYISFYSTDYRLVQKVCPDYNYHNEMPYLPSG from the coding sequence TTGGCCCTGGGTCAAGAAGACGACTCCTCGAGCCCCAAGAGCTCTTCAGACGACTCGTCCAAGACGGTGGGTCTCCTGAGCGGGCAGGCTCCCCTCTCCCCGCTGAGCCGCTGGATGCTTCACAGTAAGAGCAGAGCTGCTAACTCCACCTCTCTGGAGCTGCCCTACCGCTCCCCGGTCCCTTTCTCCAAGCAGGAGTTTTCCAAACAGGAGTTCTGGGAGATGCTGGGCAGCGACCTGCTCAAGCCCGACACCTCCAGCTCCAGAGTCAAACGCCGGCCCATCGTTAAGACCGGCAAGTTCAAGAAGATGTTCGGCTGGGGAGATTTCTACTCCAACATCAAGACGGTGCGGCTCAACCTGCTGATCACCGGCAAGATCGTGGACCACGGTAACGGCACGTTCAGCGTCTACTTCCGCCACAACTCCACGGGCCAGGGCAACATCTCCGTCAGCCTGGTGCCGCCGGTCAAGGCGGTGGAGTTTGACCTGGAGCGCCAGAGCGTGGTCTACCCCAAGGACTCCAAGATCTTCAACTGCCGCGTGGACTATGAGAAGGTGGACCGCAGCAAGCGCACCTCGCTGTGCAACTACGACCCCTCCAAGACCTGCTTCCAGGAGCAGACTCAGAGCCACGTGTCCTGGATTTGCTCCAAGCCTTTCAAAGTCATCTGCATCTACATTTCCTTCTACAGTACGGACTACCGCCTGGTCCAGAAGGTTTGCCCGGACTACAACTACCACAACGAGATGCCCTACCTGCCCTCGGGCTAG